One genomic region from Streptomyces sp. NBC_01431 encodes:
- a CDS encoding DUF3662 and FHA domain-containing protein, whose translation MGVLKRFEQRLEGLVNGTFAKVFKSEVQPVEIAGALQRECDNNASIWNRDRTVVPNDFIVELSAPDFERLSPYSGQLGDELSGLVRDYAKQQRYTFMGPIKVHLEKAEDLDTGLYRVRSRTLASSTDQQGPQGPGPGASQRPAPAQGGRGGYGYPPAAAPPMPAAPPPGRPSASPADRRPAVPGPMPGGHGQVRRWIEINGTRHQISRPTLVLGRSTDADVRIDDPGVSRRHCEIRTGTPPTIQDLGSTNGIVVDGQHTTRATLRDGSRIVVGSTTIVYRQAEG comes from the coding sequence ATGGGAGTCCTGAAGCGTTTCGAGCAGCGTCTCGAAGGCCTGGTCAACGGCACCTTCGCGAAGGTCTTCAAGTCCGAGGTCCAGCCAGTCGAGATCGCGGGCGCGCTCCAGCGTGAGTGCGACAACAACGCGTCGATCTGGAACCGGGACCGCACGGTCGTACCCAATGACTTCATCGTCGAGCTGAGCGCCCCGGACTTCGAGCGGCTCAGTCCGTACTCGGGTCAGCTCGGCGACGAGTTGTCCGGCCTGGTGCGTGACTACGCGAAGCAGCAGCGTTACACCTTCATGGGCCCGATCAAGGTGCACCTGGAGAAGGCCGAGGATCTCGACACCGGCCTGTACCGGGTGCGCAGCCGCACGCTCGCGTCCAGCACCGACCAGCAGGGCCCCCAGGGCCCCGGCCCCGGTGCCTCGCAGCGTCCCGCGCCGGCCCAGGGCGGCCGCGGCGGCTACGGCTATCCGCCGGCCGCTGCGCCTCCCATGCCCGCGGCGCCGCCGCCGGGCCGTCCCAGCGCTTCGCCCGCCGACCGCCGACCGGCTGTGCCGGGGCCGATGCCGGGCGGTCACGGCCAGGTGAGACGCTGGATCGAGATCAATGGCACCCGCCACCAGATCTCGCGCCCGACGCTGGTCCTCGGCCGCAGCACCGATGCGGACGTGAGGATCGACGATCCCGGCGTTTCGCGCCGGCACTGTGAGATCCGGACCGGAACGCCCCCGACGATCCAGGATCTCGGATCCACCAACGGCATCGTGGTGGACGGGCAGCACACCACCCGCGCTACGCTCCGCGACGGCTCGCGGATCGTCGTGGGCAGTACCACCATCGTTTACCGGCAAGCCGAAGGGTGA